In Aquimarina sp. TRL1, a single window of DNA contains:
- a CDS encoding nuclear transport factor 2 family protein produces the protein MKRYQIPTLFLCIVSFAGYAQTENIEDISRALAQQQLEAYNKRNIDEFLIPYSDSIKVYTYPNELRYQGKETMRKRYAGFFERTPNLHCEVVSRTVYGNVVIDKEALTGIGKDKSKIREALAIYTIEYGKISEVRFVRKPKQ, from the coding sequence ATGAAACGATACCAAATACCTACCCTGTTTTTATGTATAGTAAGTTTTGCAGGATATGCTCAAACCGAAAACATAGAGGATATCTCCCGTGCATTGGCACAACAACAACTGGAAGCTTATAACAAGAGAAATATAGACGAATTCCTGATTCCATATAGTGATAGTATCAAAGTATATACCTACCCTAATGAATTGAGATATCAGGGAAAAGAAACCATGAGGAAACGATATGCCGGTTTTTTTGAAAGAACTCCGAACCTTCATTGCGAAGTGGTTTCCAGAACTGTATATGGTAATGTCGTAATAGACAAAGAAGCCTTGACAGGTATAGGGAAAGACAAATCAAAAATTCGAGAGGCATTAGCTATCTACACAATTGAATATGGAAAAATATCAGAAGTACGCTTTGTCAGAAAACCAAAACAATAG
- a CDS encoding thiol:disulfide interchange protein DsbA/DsbL — MKKKMITVLCMVFVGIQTNALIATSNSCIDIKSTSAVCSNTTFEEGVHYKELSLPKSTIPELKHFFSFFDDRCYQFQPLLKSLEKEIPSEVTVNKIPVASKKGNKAYYLSKAYVIAMSFDITEKIVPRIFDLIHKKEQELKESAIRQLFIDAGIDPRDYDAAYTSFGTDSMVSNFNESFKEAGLTMVPNFLVNNKYLVLYSNLNSEEEYLNLIKFLLNK, encoded by the coding sequence ATGAAAAAGAAAATGATCACAGTATTGTGCATGGTGTTCGTAGGGATACAAACAAATGCACTTATCGCAACATCAAATAGCTGTATAGACATCAAATCAACCTCAGCTGTTTGTAGCAACACTACGTTTGAAGAAGGAGTACATTACAAAGAATTGTCGTTACCTAAATCCACCATTCCGGAACTAAAACATTTTTTTTCGTTTTTTGATGACCGCTGCTACCAGTTTCAGCCATTACTAAAAAGCCTGGAAAAAGAAATTCCCTCAGAAGTAACCGTTAATAAAATTCCTGTCGCTTCTAAAAAAGGAAATAAAGCATATTATCTCAGTAAGGCATATGTTATAGCGATGAGTTTTGACATAACCGAAAAAATTGTTCCTCGTATTTTTGATCTCATTCATAAAAAGGAACAAGAACTGAAAGAGTCTGCTATCCGTCAACTTTTTATAGATGCCGGAATTGATCCAAGAGATTACGATGCTGCTTATACCAGTTTTGGAACTGATTCCATGGTTAGTAATTTTAATGAATCCTTCAAGGAAGCTGGATTAACTATGGTTCCTAATTTCTTAGTAAATAATAAATACCTTGTTTTATACTCGAATCTCAATTCCGAGGAAGAATACCTCAACCTGATAAAATTCTTATTAAACAAATAA
- a CDS encoding AraC family transcriptional regulator — MKKTHYKPTPLLVPYIDRFYVWEYTNGKTFEMPEVLAGTGLEIIFHLGEPYTIAHNTLQKAHTFCPRKKTRIDANSHVHFLSIRFKSGTFRHFCDIPFKLLNDAYLSTEDIWGKEAVLLQEKIDTSIDITAKIQAIESFLLLQLIKHRQKETIDWDAIIHHLYKNVQSNTLETTSSKAGISFRHFERCFGSRFGISPKKFHRIARFQTTIKKLLLNHTTDYLQTALTYGYYDQSHFIRECKVFTGQTPVEYLQTKKARHHFYYKSI, encoded by the coding sequence TTGAAAAAAACACATTACAAACCCACTCCATTATTAGTTCCGTATATAGATCGCTTCTATGTATGGGAATATACTAATGGCAAAACTTTTGAAATGCCAGAGGTTTTAGCCGGTACTGGGCTTGAAATTATTTTTCATCTGGGCGAACCCTATACAATCGCTCATAATACACTCCAGAAAGCGCATACCTTCTGTCCTAGAAAAAAAACGCGAATTGATGCCAATTCACATGTTCATTTTCTTTCCATTCGTTTTAAAAGCGGTACATTCAGACATTTTTGTGACATTCCGTTCAAACTCCTTAATGACGCATATCTATCTACAGAAGATATCTGGGGAAAAGAAGCAGTATTACTACAGGAAAAAATAGATACTTCTATAGATATCACCGCTAAAATACAAGCCATAGAATCTTTTTTATTATTGCAACTTATAAAACATCGGCAAAAAGAGACGATTGATTGGGATGCTATTATACACCACCTTTATAAAAATGTTCAGTCAAACACTTTAGAAACAACTTCTTCCAAAGCAGGAATCAGCTTTCGTCATTTTGAGCGATGCTTCGGTAGTCGGTTTGGGATTTCTCCTAAAAAATTTCATCGTATTGCCCGATTCCAGACAACTATAAAAAAATTATTATTAAATCATACTACCGACTACCTGCAGACTGCACTTACCTATGGCTACTATGACCAAAGCCATTTCATAAGAGAATGTAAGGTTTTTACAGGACAAACTCCCGTTGAATATCTGCAAACAAAAAAAGCTAGACACCATTTTTATTACAAAAGTATCTGA
- a CDS encoding 3-ketoacyl-ACP reductase, translating to MNLKGKNALITGAGKGIGKAIAIALAKEGVNVALLARTATDLKKVAEEAATHGVQTVIATADISSLEEVTAAAETVYKTFTSIDILINNAGIGRFGNFLEMPPEDWQQVININLLGTYHVTRTFLANMIAQKSGDIINISSTAGLKGAAVTSAYSASKFGVIGLTESLMQEVRKHNIRVTALTPSTVATDMALDLNLTDGNPEKVMQPEDIAELVLAHLQLNRRVFINTAGIWSTNP from the coding sequence ATGAACCTAAAAGGAAAAAATGCCCTGATTACAGGAGCAGGAAAAGGAATAGGAAAAGCGATAGCCATCGCTTTAGCCAAAGAAGGAGTCAATGTAGCCTTACTAGCCAGAACAGCTACTGATCTAAAAAAAGTAGCCGAGGAAGCAGCAACACATGGAGTACAAACCGTGATTGCCACGGCGGATATTTCTTCATTAGAAGAGGTTACTGCCGCTGCCGAAACAGTTTATAAAACATTCACTTCGATTGATATCCTGATTAATAATGCCGGAATTGGTCGATTTGGTAATTTTCTGGAGATGCCTCCTGAAGACTGGCAACAAGTAATCAATATCAACCTATTGGGAACTTATCATGTGACTCGCACTTTCTTAGCTAATATGATTGCTCAAAAAAGCGGGGATATCATTAATATTTCTTCTACTGCAGGCTTAAAAGGAGCCGCTGTCACAAGTGCTTATAGCGCTTCCAAGTTTGGAGTAATCGGTCTTACAGAATCACTTATGCAAGAAGTAAGAAAACACAATATCAGAGTTACAGCACTTACTCCAAGTACAGTGGCTACAGATATGGCACTGGATTTAAACCTTACTGATGGGAACCCGGAAAAAGTAATGCAACCGGAAGATATAGCCGAACTGGTACTAGCACATCTACAATTAAACAGACGTGTATTTATCAACACAGCAGGAATCTGGTCTACAAATCCATAA
- a CDS encoding putative quinol monooxygenase: MKKTIVARLDVEKKHRVSFLSHAAIMVEQSNAEAGSLTYRLFEEVGIDGRFIVYEEYVDQQAVDAHNASTHFNTFINKITEMLSSAPVIEVF; the protein is encoded by the coding sequence ATGAAAAAAACAATTGTTGCCAGATTAGATGTAGAAAAGAAACATCGAGTGTCATTTTTATCACATGCAGCCATCATGGTAGAACAAAGTAATGCAGAAGCCGGGTCACTTACCTATCGCTTATTCGAAGAAGTAGGGATTGATGGACGCTTTATTGTCTATGAAGAGTATGTAGATCAACAAGCTGTAGACGCTCACAATGCATCAACACATTTTAACACTTTTATTAATAAGATTACAGAGATGCTCTCATCAGCTCCTGTCATCGAAGTATTTTAA
- a CDS encoding SMI1/KNR4 family protein: MKKTLVLITLLFSCQMTDQFPHWKAYKQLIKERFPKLADQLHPGVSKQQLTDFEHKFDITLPPAFKKFYQLHNGEKEGTGYIRRLSLLSLEQIDKELSTTRKMWETNETFNLSWYDPIVPEGAIKKMYYNPKWIPFISDQTGNFIAIDLDPGPRGIIGQIINYGADEDYHYVLGNDINLFFKLVNKHMIDENVSPQNLRDLAHLTDYLKKMIDNK, encoded by the coding sequence ATGAAAAAAACACTAGTTCTTATAACACTACTCTTTTCTTGTCAAATGACCGATCAATTTCCTCATTGGAAAGCCTATAAACAACTTATCAAAGAACGTTTCCCAAAACTGGCAGACCAGTTACACCCGGGAGTCAGCAAACAACAACTTACAGATTTCGAACATAAATTTGACATTACTCTTCCTCCTGCGTTCAAAAAATTCTATCAATTACATAATGGAGAAAAAGAAGGAACAGGCTACATCCGACGCCTATCACTATTATCTCTGGAACAAATTGATAAAGAACTAAGTACTACCCGAAAGATGTGGGAAACTAATGAAACCTTTAACCTGTCATGGTATGATCCAATCGTTCCTGAAGGAGCTATCAAAAAAATGTATTACAATCCGAAATGGATTCCTTTTATCTCCGATCAAACAGGAAATTTTATAGCAATTGATTTAGATCCGGGTCCTCGTGGAATTATCGGGCAAATTATTAACTACGGAGCCGATGAAGATTATCATTATGTATTAGGAAATGATATCAACCTCTTTTTTAAGTTGGTCAATAAACATATGATTGACGAGAATGTTTCTCCGCAAAACCTGAGAGACCTGGCACACCTGACCGATTACTTAAAAAAAATGATTGACAATAAGTAA
- a CDS encoding ACT domain-containing protein — MAGETNLSVLIKDMTPVLHPGEYVFTTTTVPIPINEDSIISKFKEAEGTTLVIERQKADALGLTYDYVASWITLNIHSSLDAVGLTALFSNELAKHQISCNVIAAYYHDHIFVHKNDAQKAIKVLRALSKTPLQN; from the coding sequence ATGGCAGGCGAAACAAATTTATCCGTACTAATAAAAGATATGACTCCTGTGCTCCATCCGGGAGAATATGTATTCACCACTACGACAGTACCAATTCCTATCAATGAAGATAGCATTATATCAAAATTCAAAGAAGCAGAAGGAACTACCTTGGTTATCGAGAGACAAAAAGCGGATGCACTAGGATTAACTTACGACTACGTTGCTTCCTGGATTACATTAAACATTCACTCTTCATTAGATGCTGTGGGACTTACCGCTTTATTTTCTAACGAGCTGGCCAAACATCAAATCAGCTGTAATGTAATAGCTGCCTATTATCACGATCATATTTTTGTCCATAAAAATGATGCGCAGAAAGCAATAAAAGTCCTTCGTGCACTTAGCAAAACCCCTTTACAAAATTAG
- the tssD gene encoding type VI secretion system tube protein TssD encodes MSFYSRLEIDGKEIVILNCSIDIAQDSDVTGRPSARPIAGQFTIRLQVDRQTDDMLAQWALSPNEHKRGKITFIKSNSMSVEQNIEFNEAYCLRYNKNFDAEDETPMSVSLHISAKGIKIGANDEHVNNWPSA; translated from the coding sequence ATGTCTTTTTATTCCAGATTAGAAATTGACGGCAAAGAGATTGTTATTCTCAATTGTTCGATAGATATTGCTCAAGACAGTGATGTAACCGGTCGACCTTCTGCCAGACCAATTGCCGGACAGTTTACCATTCGATTACAGGTAGACCGCCAAACAGATGATATGCTTGCACAATGGGCTTTATCTCCTAATGAACATAAAAGAGGAAAAATTACTTTTATAAAAAGTAATTCCATGTCTGTAGAGCAAAACATCGAATTTAATGAAGCGTACTGCCTGCGTTACAACAAAAATTTTGACGCAGAAGATGAAACACCTATGTCTGTGAGTTTACACATTAGTGCCAAAGGAATTAAAATTGGTGCAAATGATGAGCATGTCAATAATTGGCCAAGTGCATAA
- a CDS encoding DJ-1/PfpI family protein yields the protein MNLFYKIINTNNVSSLWFLLFFFLLSHCTEVPKKQKEQSSSTVTLAPNRYNVAFLIMDGTYNTELTAPYDIFQHTIFRKNIKPMNVFTVANTHEPITTFEGMRLLPDFNYRQDTLPHIDILVIPSAEHHLDTDLDDTDMIDFVKKTAEQASFVTSHCDGAFVLAQAGLLDGKVATTFPGDIDTMRQKFPHLDIREQVFFVHDGKYITSSGGAKSFEAALYLTEYLYGTAIAKSLAKGLVIDWNLDKIPYLLINK from the coding sequence ATGAACCTGTTCTATAAAATAATCAATACTAACAACGTATCTTCTTTATGGTTTTTATTATTTTTTTTCCTCTTAAGTCACTGTACGGAGGTTCCTAAAAAACAAAAAGAGCAGTCCTCCTCTACTGTTACATTAGCTCCTAACCGATACAATGTCGCATTTTTAATCATGGATGGAACTTACAATACAGAATTGACGGCTCCATATGACATTTTCCAGCATACTATATTCAGGAAAAATATAAAACCGATGAATGTATTTACAGTGGCAAATACTCATGAACCTATTACAACTTTTGAAGGGATGCGATTACTCCCTGACTTTAATTACAGACAAGATACATTACCCCATATCGACATTCTGGTAATCCCCAGTGCTGAACATCATCTGGATACTGACTTAGATGATACGGATATGATTGATTTTGTAAAAAAAACTGCGGAGCAAGCTTCTTTTGTCACTTCGCATTGTGATGGAGCTTTTGTATTGGCACAAGCCGGATTATTAGATGGTAAGGTCGCTACCACTTTTCCTGGAGATATTGATACAATGCGTCAAAAATTCCCACATCTGGATATAAGAGAACAGGTGTTTTTTGTTCATGACGGAAAATATATCACCTCTTCCGGAGGAGCCAAAAGTTTTGAAGCTGCCTTATATCTTACAGAATATCTATATGGAACAGCAATTGCTAAATCATTAGCCAAGGGACTAGTCATCGATTGGAATTTGGATAAAATTCCTTATTTACTTATTAACAAGTAA
- a CDS encoding T9SS type A sorting domain-containing protein, with protein sequence MHKSFINFKSCIYLALLMCWQYSLHAQKQPAQKLYDSQLQSKKAKESHRRDNAIQRMEFEYERLKNPLTNKIPSSIRSKELSFSSKIPSGTDIQKMMSSSKTKNGHYYYWKNRGPYNVGGRTRALAIDRTDENIILAGGVSGGLWRSVDSGKNWKKVTRMDQSPSITCITQDPRPGKEHIWYYASGEALGNSARKVGAFYEGDGVYKSTNGGKSWSLLPATYDNDITPGTSLFEISFSIIVSPVNGYLYVATAKGILRSKDEGKTFEEILPIDQNGQTDITVSTTGLLYASTSSGNGENSGFFSSDDHGDTWTNITPEGFPATYGRSVIAIAPSLESTVYFLSFANQNKPPYIQAALYKYLADKKKWIDYTQNLPTNGGFGRLELFGGYNMVLKIHPTNPELIFLGGTDLYRSTDGFATPITDKDWIGGYSPILDPDDPTSSYIYKNQHPDQHALVFYPSNPNKVLSGNDGGVQITQDITATHQGFPVTWTSLNNGYITTQPYFISINHQSKTDHIIAGFQDNGTWYTNTNTPKTDWEEIFGGDGMDNAFADNGKTKYMSVQRGGVYRKTYNDTGKQTSETNVKPSFAAPFSGLFHTKFALDPNNDNIMYLPVNNMMWRNNNLDKIPPTDYANRNGTPINWSPMKQTKLPQNELISALSVSTYPIANRLYYGTIHGNIYRIDNANLDTYQVVSVGGTDKGLPTGFINHIAVDPSNADRVIAVFSNYGIPSVFLSDDAGDSWTDISGNLEEHPDGSGNGPSVRAAAFFGSSEQSFGQYFQKIIVATSTGLYYSTYINGKNTKWFKESFRIGNNIAEDIEVRKDGLIALAVHGNGVYSAKLPMIFPFPTPSLKVNKFLENQVVNGIEDGTIEIDIQDVFKHSQQKPISIKVNNSHPEIVKTKLVDNTLTITYTKDTFGKSSIELHASSEKEKTTTGFTVNVIPSGIYEQIDAPTFIISSNFHTDTNTYTQCADDLIVPEGSSWNIEKVVAHGFGTAIEASKVTFVIYEDNNGVPGKEVIKQDLTDSSFTTEESNIHINFSEPITLSSGHYWISVQPHLNFYPYYLEWNWTTQEGGIGHESNFRSNIDLYGSGIFQEWTPASIVLGQQPQDHIFQLFGSVEGDIPNKEKHPLTTLNSQYVWPNPSSSQFVIDVQGLRKQKRATKASIQIFNSSGNEIATYKDVYLKERWTWDASNVAPGIYIIQISGNTFQERFKIIKR encoded by the coding sequence ATGCACAAATCATTTATAAATTTCAAAAGCTGTATCTACCTTGCCTTACTAATGTGCTGGCAATATTCATTACATGCGCAAAAACAACCTGCTCAAAAACTGTACGACAGTCAACTTCAATCAAAAAAAGCAAAAGAGTCTCACCGGAGAGATAATGCAATCCAGCGGATGGAGTTCGAGTATGAAAGGTTAAAGAATCCACTAACCAATAAAATTCCTTCGAGTATCAGGAGCAAAGAACTTTCTTTCTCTTCAAAAATTCCTTCTGGAACAGACATACAAAAAATGATGTCTTCTTCCAAAACTAAAAATGGTCATTACTATTATTGGAAAAACAGAGGTCCCTATAATGTTGGAGGGCGAACCAGAGCATTAGCTATTGATAGAACCGATGAGAACATAATTCTGGCAGGAGGAGTCTCCGGAGGATTATGGAGATCTGTTGATAGTGGAAAAAACTGGAAAAAAGTCACCAGAATGGATCAATCTCCCAGTATTACTTGTATCACACAAGATCCCAGACCTGGAAAAGAACATATTTGGTATTATGCTTCTGGAGAAGCCCTAGGTAATTCTGCCAGAAAAGTTGGAGCTTTTTATGAAGGTGACGGAGTCTATAAATCTACAAATGGAGGAAAGAGCTGGTCGTTACTTCCTGCCACTTATGACAATGATATCACCCCTGGGACTTCTTTGTTTGAAATATCTTTTTCTATTATTGTTAGCCCTGTAAATGGTTATCTTTATGTAGCCACCGCAAAAGGGATTCTACGGTCAAAAGATGAAGGAAAAACTTTTGAAGAAATCCTTCCGATCGACCAAAACGGTCAGACAGATATTACAGTAAGTACTACAGGTCTTTTATATGCCTCTACTTCATCTGGTAATGGGGAGAATTCAGGCTTTTTCTCCTCTGATGATCATGGAGATACCTGGACTAATATCACCCCTGAAGGGTTCCCGGCTACCTATGGAAGATCCGTTATCGCTATTGCTCCTTCTCTAGAGTCCACTGTTTATTTTCTCTCTTTTGCGAATCAAAATAAGCCTCCATATATCCAGGCAGCTTTGTACAAATACCTTGCCGACAAAAAAAAATGGATTGATTATACACAAAACCTCCCTACTAATGGAGGGTTTGGTAGATTGGAGTTGTTTGGAGGATATAACATGGTTTTAAAAATCCACCCTACGAATCCAGAACTTATCTTTTTAGGAGGAACAGATCTATATCGATCAACGGATGGTTTTGCTACTCCGATTACCGATAAAGATTGGATTGGAGGATATAGCCCCATACTCGATCCTGATGATCCTACTTCCTCTTACATATATAAAAATCAACACCCGGATCAACACGCTCTTGTATTCTACCCTTCTAATCCCAATAAAGTATTATCAGGAAATGACGGAGGAGTACAGATTACACAGGATATCACGGCTACACATCAAGGATTTCCTGTAACCTGGACCTCCTTAAACAATGGATATATCACTACACAGCCCTATTTTATATCAATTAATCACCAAAGTAAAACGGATCACATCATAGCAGGTTTTCAGGATAACGGAACATGGTATACCAATACCAATACTCCCAAAACAGACTGGGAAGAGATTTTTGGAGGAGATGGAATGGATAATGCGTTTGCTGACAATGGCAAAACAAAATATATGTCTGTACAACGTGGAGGCGTATACAGGAAAACATATAATGACACAGGAAAACAAACCTCTGAAACCAATGTCAAACCTTCTTTTGCAGCTCCTTTTTCCGGATTATTTCACACTAAGTTTGCGCTTGACCCTAATAATGACAACATCATGTATCTACCTGTAAATAACATGATGTGGCGCAATAATAATCTAGACAAAATTCCACCTACAGATTATGCCAACAGAAATGGTACTCCGATCAACTGGAGTCCTATGAAACAAACAAAACTTCCACAAAATGAGCTTATTTCTGCGCTGTCGGTTTCTACATACCCTATTGCCAACCGGCTGTATTACGGAACAATCCATGGGAATATTTACCGCATAGACAATGCGAACCTGGATACTTATCAGGTTGTATCTGTTGGAGGAACAGATAAAGGACTCCCAACTGGATTCATCAACCACATTGCTGTTGATCCTTCTAATGCAGATCGTGTTATTGCTGTTTTCTCTAACTATGGTATTCCCAGTGTTTTTCTGTCAGATGATGCCGGTGATTCCTGGACAGATATCAGTGGTAACCTAGAAGAACACCCTGACGGCAGTGGAAATGGTCCTTCTGTTAGAGCAGCAGCTTTTTTTGGGAGCAGCGAACAGTCTTTTGGTCAGTATTTCCAAAAAATAATCGTAGCGACCAGTACAGGTTTATATTACAGCACTTATATAAATGGCAAAAACACCAAGTGGTTTAAAGAATCTTTCAGAATTGGAAATAATATAGCTGAGGATATTGAAGTTCGAAAAGATGGGTTGATTGCACTGGCGGTTCATGGAAATGGTGTATATAGCGCAAAACTCCCCATGATTTTTCCATTCCCTACCCCATCCTTAAAAGTGAATAAATTCCTGGAAAACCAAGTTGTGAACGGGATAGAAGACGGAACTATTGAGATAGACATTCAAGATGTATTCAAACATAGTCAGCAAAAACCAATCTCAATAAAAGTTAACAACTCTCATCCTGAGATTGTAAAAACAAAGCTGGTTGACAATACATTAACAATCACCTATACCAAAGATACTTTTGGAAAATCCAGCATTGAATTACACGCCTCTTCAGAAAAAGAAAAGACCACTACCGGATTCACAGTCAATGTAATTCCTTCAGGGATCTACGAACAAATTGATGCTCCGACATTCATAATATCGTCTAACTTTCATACAGATACCAATACATATACGCAATGTGCCGATGATTTGATCGTCCCGGAAGGAAGTAGCTGGAATATAGAAAAAGTTGTAGCTCATGGGTTCGGAACTGCTATAGAAGCTTCAAAAGTGACATTTGTCATATATGAAGACAACAATGGAGTTCCCGGAAAAGAAGTTATCAAACAAGACCTTACTGATTCTTCGTTTACTACAGAAGAAAGCAATATACACATCAACTTCTCAGAGCCTATTACTTTATCTTCTGGTCATTATTGGATATCTGTACAACCACATCTTAACTTTTATCCGTATTACCTGGAATGGAACTGGACAACACAAGAAGGCGGTATTGGGCACGAATCCAACTTCCGATCAAATATAGATCTATATGGAAGTGGTATTTTCCAGGAATGGACACCTGCCTCCATTGTTCTTGGGCAACAACCTCAAGACCACATCTTCCAATTATTCGGATCTGTAGAAGGAGATATCCCTAACAAGGAGAAACATCCACTAACTACTTTGAACAGTCAGTATGTCTGGCCTAATCCTTCTTCCAGTCAATTTGTTATTGATGTCCAAGGGTTGAGAAAACAAAAAAGAGCAACAAAAGCAAGTATTCAGATCTTCAATAGTTCAGGAAATGAAATTGCTACTTATAAAGATGTATACCTCAAGGAACGATGGACATGGGATGCCTCTAATGTAGCTCCTGGTATCTATATTATACAAATATCAGGAAATACATTCCAGGAACGTTTTAAAATAATAAAACGTTGA
- a CDS encoding PAS domain-containing protein: METMKYPTPLDEEIILDPQETIMSKTNPHGTIEYANDYFMNICGYEEHELIGKPHNIIRHPDMPKVIFKWLWERLKKKENIHALVKNLAKDGRYYWVITDFEVKCNEYGEIDSLFARRKAPPRKTIQLVRELYKKLLAIEKASGVEVSEKYLIGFLEEKGKTYDEFIEEVCFMDKEKEKPLDLKDLQYHKRKGLFVRLFR; encoded by the coding sequence ATGGAAACTATGAAATATCCAACCCCATTGGATGAAGAGATTATTTTGGATCCACAAGAAACAATCATGAGCAAGACAAATCCGCATGGAACGATTGAGTATGCGAATGATTATTTTATGAATATATGTGGATACGAAGAACATGAATTGATTGGGAAACCACATAATATTATCAGACACCCCGATATGCCTAAAGTTATTTTTAAATGGCTATGGGAACGTCTCAAAAAGAAAGAAAATATTCATGCATTGGTAAAGAACCTGGCTAAGGATGGTCGTTATTACTGGGTGATTACCGATTTTGAAGTGAAATGTAATGAATATGGAGAGATTGATTCTCTTTTTGCCAGAAGAAAAGCACCTCCAAGAAAAACCATCCAGCTAGTTAGAGAATTGTATAAAAAACTGCTGGCAATAGAGAAAGCAAGTGGTGTAGAAGTCTCTGAGAAATATTTAATCGGTTTTCTGGAAGAAAAAGGAAAAACCTATGATGAATTTATAGAGGAGGTTTGTTTTATGGATAAGGAAAAAGAAAAGCCACTAGATCTTAAAGATCTGCAGTATCACAAAAGAAAAGGGCTTTTCGTAAGATTGTTTAGATAA
- a CDS encoding nuclear transport factor 2 family protein, which produces MKNYTCLLLMSFFFYLSNAQSEKEEIYTCLQHYIQGTSYNNIERIAAAFYSDANLYLSGKDNALRVVPSKKYISWFDNDARKGKFNGRIGNIISIDQTNDIATAKVEILIPAKNIRFTDLFLLKKLDGQWKIMSKSATKENSNKQGDRILFIVSNADHYGTSDLYTGNSFSEIVNAYEVFASEGYSIDFVSPDGGPIPVSYINTSIPMYKKYLYNSDFMYALGHTKKPIEIEASNYKAVYYVGGGSAMYGVPTNKEIQKISMHVYEEQGGIISSVCHGTAGIAYLKTKDGKYLVSGKRVNGYPDDYERKDAPYFKEFPFLIKKTIENHGGIFKFSKRNTPHIEVDQRLVTGQNAQSSTAVAKKITELLKKS; this is translated from the coding sequence ATGAAAAATTACACATGCCTACTTCTTATGTCTTTCTTTTTCTATCTGAGTAATGCCCAGAGTGAGAAAGAAGAAATATATACCTGTTTACAACATTATATCCAGGGAACCTCGTACAATAACATCGAGCGTATCGCTGCTGCCTTTTATTCAGATGCAAACCTCTACCTCTCCGGAAAAGACAATGCTTTAAGGGTTGTCCCCTCAAAAAAATACATCTCCTGGTTTGACAATGATGCTCGCAAAGGGAAGTTTAACGGACGTATTGGGAACATCATTTCTATCGATCAAACAAACGACATCGCAACAGCCAAAGTAGAAATTCTAATTCCAGCAAAGAACATTCGTTTCACTGACTTGTTTTTATTAAAAAAACTGGATGGGCAATGGAAAATCATGAGTAAATCAGCGACTAAAGAAAACTCCAATAAACAAGGAGATCGCATCCTCTTTATTGTATCTAATGCAGATCATTACGGAACTTCTGATCTTTATACCGGAAACAGTTTTTCTGAAATTGTCAATGCTTATGAGGTATTTGCCAGCGAGGGGTATTCTATAGATTTCGTCAGTCCAGATGGAGGTCCCATTCCTGTTTCATACATCAATACTTCTATACCTATGTATAAAAAATACTTATATAACAGTGACTTCATGTATGCCCTGGGACACACAAAAAAACCGATAGAGATAGAAGCTTCTAACTATAAAGCGGTGTATTATGTAGGTGGGGGAAGTGCTATGTACGGAGTTCCTACCAATAAGGAGATTCAAAAAATAAGTATGCATGTTTATGAAGAACAGGGAGGGATTATTTCATCTGTATGTCATGGTACCGCAGGAATCGCCTACCTCAAAACAAAAGATGGAAAATACCTCGTATCAGGAAAACGAGTCAATGGATACCCTGATGACTACGAAAGAAAAGATGCTCCTTATTTCAAAGAGTTTCCTTTTCTGATCAAAAAGACTATCGAAAACCATGGGGGAATTTTTAAATTTTCCAAACGAAATACTCCTCATATCGAAGTGGATCAACGTCTGGTTACGGGTCAAAATGCGCAATCATCTACTGCTGTTGCTAAAAAAATAACAGAATTACTCAAAAAATCATAA